A region from the Leptolyngbya subtilissima AS-A7 genome encodes:
- the uvrC gene encoding excinuclease ABC subunit UvrC codes for MTSVQPITLVNDPERLEARLKEIPKEPGVYFMKDGRDQTLYIGKSKCLRTRVRSYFRDFHGHMPRITVMVMQIVDIEFIVTDTEAEALALEANLIKQNQPHFNVLLKDDKKYPYLCVTWSEDYPRIFITRKRRKSLKDRYYGPYVDVGLLRSTLHLVKRIFPLRQRPQPVHRDRPCLNYDIGRCPGVCQQLISPEDYHKTLQRVVMVFQGRTTELVDILTAQMEKAAEDLKFELAARLRDQIRGLERLCADQKVALPDDTVSRDAIALAADDKHACVQIFQVRAGRLVGRLGFTADAESGTPGEILQRVLEDHYQTVEAVEIPALILAQHELPEGDMLTQYLTQRRGRKVSVEVPQRQTKAELIEMVERNAQYELARTQAAADRNIQALQDLAIAIDLPDLPKRIEGYDISHIQGSDAVASQVVFVDGMPAKQHYRHYKIKNPEVKPGHSDDFASMAEVIRRRFRRYATDPTKQRLGNPDWPDLVMIDGGKGQLSAVVEVLKELNLLQDINVVSLAKKREEIFLPGESIPLPTEAEQPGVQLLRRLRDEAHRFAISFHRKKRTDRMRRSRLSEIPGLGQHRQKELLAAFRSIDYIREASPQQLATVPGIGPQLAQQIYEYFHPQAEEIEEMV; via the coding sequence GTGACTTCGGTTCAACCCATCACCTTAGTTAACGACCCCGAGCGCCTTGAGGCGCGGCTTAAAGAGATTCCCAAAGAGCCGGGGGTCTACTTTATGAAAGACGGCCGTGACCAGACGCTCTACATCGGCAAGTCGAAGTGTTTGCGCACGCGGGTGCGATCGTACTTTCGCGACTTTCATGGCCACATGCCGCGCATTACCGTGATGGTGATGCAGATTGTCGATATCGAATTTATCGTTACCGACACCGAGGCCGAGGCCCTGGCCCTAGAAGCCAACCTGATTAAGCAGAATCAGCCTCACTTCAATGTGCTGCTGAAGGATGATAAGAAGTATCCCTACCTCTGCGTCACCTGGTCGGAAGACTACCCCCGCATTTTTATCACCCGCAAGCGGCGCAAGAGCCTGAAGGATCGCTACTACGGTCCCTACGTCGATGTGGGCCTGCTGCGCAGCACCCTGCATCTGGTGAAGCGGATATTCCCATTGAGGCAGCGACCTCAGCCCGTGCATCGCGATCGCCCCTGTCTCAACTACGACATTGGCCGCTGCCCCGGTGTCTGCCAGCAGCTAATCTCGCCGGAGGATTACCACAAGACTCTCCAGCGCGTTGTCATGGTCTTCCAGGGCCGCACCACCGAGCTAGTAGATATTCTCACCGCCCAGATGGAGAAGGCAGCGGAAGATCTCAAGTTTGAGTTGGCAGCTCGGCTGCGGGATCAAATCCGGGGCTTAGAGCGGCTCTGTGCTGACCAGAAGGTGGCCCTACCTGACGATACGGTGTCGAGGGATGCGATCGCCCTAGCTGCCGACGATAAACATGCCTGTGTGCAAATCTTTCAAGTGCGGGCCGGTCGCTTAGTGGGCCGCCTAGGCTTCACCGCCGATGCTGAGTCGGGTACTCCGGGCGAAATTCTCCAGCGGGTGCTAGAAGATCACTACCAAACCGTAGAAGCGGTGGAAATTCCCGCTCTGATTCTTGCCCAGCACGAGTTGCCCGAGGGTGACATGCTGACCCAATACCTCACCCAGCGCCGGGGCCGCAAAGTTTCCGTCGAGGTGCCCCAGCGCCAGACCAAGGCCGAGCTGATTGAAATGGTCGAGCGCAACGCCCAGTACGAACTGGCCCGCACTCAAGCCGCCGCCGATCGCAACATTCAGGCTCTGCAAGATCTGGCGATCGCGATCGACCTACCCGACCTGCCCAAGCGCATCGAAGGCTACGATATCTCTCACATCCAGGGTTCTGACGCCGTCGCCTCCCAGGTGGTGTTTGTCGATGGCATGCCCGCCAAACAGCACTACCGCCACTACAAAATCAAAAATCCCGAGGTGAAGCCGGGCCACTCCGACGACTTCGCCAGCATGGCTGAGGTGATTCGCCGCCGCTTTCGCCGCTACGCCACCGACCCCACTAAGCAACGCTTGGGCAACCCTGACTGGCCCGACCTAGTGATGATCGACGGCGGCAAAGGCCAGCTCTCGGCGGTGGTCGAAGTGCTTAAAGAACTCAACCTACTGCAAGACATCAACGTGGTCAGCCTAGCCAAAAAGCGCGAAGAGATCTTCCTGCCCGGCGAATCGATCCCGCTGCCCACCGAAGCCGAGCAGCCCGGCGTGCAGCTGCTACGCCGCCTGCGCGACGAGGCCCACCGCTTTGCCATCAGCTTTCACAGGAAAAAGCGGACGGATCGGATGCGGCGATCGCGCCTCTCCGAAATCCCCGGCCTCGGCCAGCATCGCCAAAAAGAGCTGCTCGCCGCCTTCCGCTCGATCGACTACATCCGCGAAGCCAGCCCCCAACAGCTCGCCACCGTCCCCGGCAT
- a CDS encoding GGDEF domain-containing protein, with the protein MNQVRPTSLGDAYPALCNFLRLTSLTLSAPQLALTVQVGDDWRHGGVMNYGQLPAVTLREVLSSQPMEATFLECDQLSLSTHSQSGLPAEASSIPVLVGRLHSTDHRYNFTIYVPGLAVDGLSEVQIKTLQYLTQQLLLCLALAQPATPSLPLAATPRLAAGAPLDGVDFLSRVVTLNPGGAIYDRVQHGHPRLADLVAQLQSCLSYKQLGQLLGTYLPYFFPHQSGRLVLFSTSSESFTVLTEWGDAKPLAVVEQQCCYSQEQLPFQPSCVGQECHQCQVSHCPQQATRCIVLGMVNNTTCIVQLVQTEADPFTSVQTALLKKLSEQILFVMQRLLLLEDLQDQALKDPLTGLLNRRHAETVLNSLCHATKQQNISIILIDIDHFKAVNDTYGHQAGDAVLKNIGMLLRGHVRAQDIVCRYGGEEFCMVLLDTTPEVALKRAEKIRRAVKYVTNSFNGQTLPPISISLGVASFPHHGETPQALVTLADKALYWAKNHGRDRAISVDHMLSGVEVS; encoded by the coding sequence ATGAACCAAGTCCGGCCTACGTCTTTAGGAGATGCCTACCCAGCCCTATGCAACTTTTTGCGGCTTACCTCACTGACTCTGTCTGCCCCTCAACTAGCGCTAACGGTCCAGGTGGGCGACGACTGGCGCCACGGCGGGGTAATGAACTACGGTCAACTGCCCGCTGTCACTCTGCGAGAGGTGCTGTCAAGCCAGCCGATGGAGGCAACATTTCTAGAATGCGATCAGCTTTCCCTTAGCACCCACAGCCAATCGGGTCTACCTGCCGAAGCTAGCTCGATACCAGTGCTGGTAGGGCGTTTGCACAGCACCGACCATCGGTATAACTTTACGATTTACGTGCCTGGCTTGGCCGTAGATGGGCTAAGCGAGGTGCAGATTAAAACCCTTCAGTACCTCACCCAGCAGCTGCTCTTGTGTCTGGCTCTGGCCCAACCTGCTACCCCATCGCTGCCGCTTGCGGCGACGCCCAGACTGGCGGCGGGTGCACCCCTTGACGGCGTCGATTTTCTGTCGCGGGTGGTGACGCTAAATCCCGGTGGCGCTATCTACGATCGCGTTCAGCACGGCCATCCTCGGCTGGCTGATCTAGTGGCTCAGCTTCAGTCGTGCCTGTCTTACAAGCAGTTGGGACAGCTGTTAGGGACCTATTTGCCCTATTTTTTTCCGCATCAGTCGGGGCGTCTGGTGCTGTTTTCGACCTCTTCTGAAAGCTTTACAGTACTCACCGAGTGGGGCGATGCCAAGCCTTTAGCTGTGGTAGAACAGCAGTGTTGCTATTCCCAGGAGCAACTGCCGTTTCAGCCGTCCTGCGTTGGCCAAGAATGTCACCAGTGTCAGGTAAGCCATTGCCCCCAACAGGCTACTAGGTGCATTGTGCTCGGCATGGTCAATAACACCACCTGTATTGTGCAGCTGGTGCAGACCGAGGCAGATCCCTTTACCTCGGTGCAGACAGCGCTACTAAAAAAGCTATCGGAGCAAATTCTGTTTGTGATGCAGCGGCTGCTGCTGCTCGAAGATCTGCAAGATCAGGCGCTAAAGGATCCGCTAACGGGGTTGCTCAACCGTCGCCATGCCGAGACCGTGCTCAACAGCCTGTGCCATGCTACCAAACAGCAGAATATCAGCATTATCTTGATCGACATCGACCATTTCAAAGCTGTCAACGATACCTATGGCCACCAGGCAGGCGATGCTGTGCTCAAAAATATCGGTATGCTGCTGCGGGGCCATGTGCGCGCTCAGGATATCGTCTGTCGCTACGGCGGTGAAGAGTTTTGTATGGTGCTGCTCGATACTACCCCTGAAGTTGCCCTAAAACGAGCCGAAAAAATTCGTCGGGCTGTGAAGTATGTCACTAATTCCTTCAATGGCCAGACGCTGCCACCGATCAGTATTTCTCTAGGTGTGGCAAGTTTTCCCCACCACGGTGAAACCCCACAAGCCTTGGTTACCCTGGCCGACAAGGCACTGTACTGGGCCAAAAACCACGGACGCGATCGCGCCATCAGCGTCGACCACATGCTCTCTGGGGTTGAGGTCTCTTAA
- a CDS encoding response regulator gives MVTSPSSTADGQLRIVVVEDDRGNRLFFADYLTYSGFRVLALPHGLDLQQHLKEFQPHLLLLDLGLPEIDGYTLLQQLRSSALWQHLPVIVVSGYAFAEDQQRALALGAQQYLVKPIALQQLTQAIHTVVRSPQSK, from the coding sequence ATGGTGACATCTCCATCCAGCACTGCTGATGGTCAGCTTCGCATCGTTGTGGTAGAAGACGACAGGGGCAACCGTCTATTTTTTGCTGACTATCTTACCTACTCTGGGTTTAGGGTACTGGCGCTGCCCCATGGGCTAGATCTACAACAGCACTTAAAGGAGTTTCAGCCCCATCTGCTACTGCTCGATCTGGGGCTGCCCGAAATTGATGGCTACACCCTGCTCCAACAGCTGCGATCGTCTGCTCTATGGCAACATTTGCCCGTCATCGTTGTGTCGGGCTATGCCTTTGCCGAAGACCAACAGCGCGCCTTGGCCTTGGGGGCGCAGCAGTACCTGGTCAAACCTATTGCCCTTCAGCAGCTCACCCAGGCGATTCACACCGTTGTGCGATCGCCCCAGTCAAAGTGA
- a CDS encoding LL-diaminopimelate aminotransferase: MQIAQRMKPLQANVFADMDRAKAAARATGQSIVDLSLGSSDLSTPPHVLEAIATALSDPTTHGYCLFSGTQAFREAAARWYTDKFDVAVDPETEVLLLIGSQEGTAHLPLAVLNPGDFALLMDPGYPSHAGGVYLANGQIYPMPLIAEDGFLPRFADIPLAVLEQSRLMVLSYPHNPTTATASLDFWQEAVAFCQQHNLVLAHDFPYADLTFTGKPAVSALQADPDKTCTIEFFTMSKSYNMGGFRVGYAIGNAAIITALRQIKANVDFNQYPGIQRGAIAALTGPQDTVHNMVATFRQRRDTAVAALNRIGWAVPQPDATMYLWAKLPDPWGERSKEFCLRLVEQTGVALAPGIGFGKAGEGYVRIALVHPPDLLEAAIDRIAEFLPDAP; encoded by the coding sequence ATGCAAATTGCCCAGCGGATGAAGCCTCTACAGGCCAACGTGTTTGCCGATATGGATCGGGCTAAGGCAGCGGCTCGAGCAACGGGCCAATCGATTGTCGATCTGTCGTTGGGATCGTCAGATCTATCTACGCCGCCCCACGTGTTAGAGGCGATCGCCACCGCCCTGAGCGACCCCACCACCCACGGCTACTGCCTATTTTCAGGGACTCAAGCGTTTCGTGAAGCCGCTGCTCGCTGGTATACCGATAAGTTTGATGTAGCAGTTGATCCTGAAACCGAGGTGCTGCTGCTGATCGGCTCTCAAGAGGGCACTGCCCACCTCCCTCTAGCAGTGCTTAACCCCGGTGACTTTGCCCTGCTGATGGACCCCGGCTATCCCTCCCACGCTGGGGGCGTGTACCTGGCCAACGGGCAGATTTATCCCATGCCTCTGATTGCAGAAGATGGATTCTTACCCCGCTTTGCCGACATTCCTCTGGCGGTGCTAGAACAGTCGCGGCTGATGGTGCTGAGCTACCCCCACAACCCCACAACCGCCACGGCTTCGCTTGATTTTTGGCAAGAGGCGGTGGCCTTTTGTCAGCAGCACAACCTGGTGCTGGCCCACGATTTCCCCTATGCTGACCTAACCTTTACGGGGAAGCCAGCTGTATCAGCCCTGCAAGCCGACCCCGACAAGACCTGCACCATCGAGTTCTTCACCATGTCGAAGTCTTACAACATGGGAGGCTTTCGGGTGGGGTATGCGATCGGCAACGCAGCGATCATTACCGCTCTGCGCCAGATCAAGGCCAACGTAGATTTCAACCAGTATCCCGGCATTCAACGGGGGGCGATCGCTGCCCTCACCGGCCCCCAAGATACCGTGCATAACATGGTCGCCACCTTTCGCCAGCGGCGCGACACGGCAGTGGCGGCGTTAAATCGCATCGGCTGGGCGGTGCCCCAGCCCGACGCCACGATGTATCTCTGGGCCAAACTGCCCGACCCCTGGGGCGAGCGCTCTAAGGAGTTTTGTCTGCGCCTAGTTGAGCAGACTGGCGTAGCCTTGGCCCCTGGCATAGGCTTTGGCAAGGCGGGTGAGGGCTATGTGCGCATTGCCTTGGTGCATCCGCCGGATCTGCTAGAAGCGGCGATCGATCGCATTGCTGAATTTCTGCCAGACGCTCCCTAA
- a CDS encoding PspA/IM30 family protein, with protein MGLFDRVSRVVRSNLNAAVSSAENPEKILDQAIIDMQEDLVQMRQAVAGAIASQKRVQQQYERASSEANTWQQRAQLALQKGDDELAKQALLRKKTQAETAVALKTQLDGQSATVDQLKRNLIGLESKLSEAKTKKDMLKARASAAKANEQLQNTTSSLNTGSAMAAFERMEEKVLQMEARSQAAVELAGSDLESQFARLEAGGDVDLELEAMKAQLAGGTVDQGQLPAAGTAIPATESTEVDAELEQLRSQIDKLD; from the coding sequence ATGGGGTTATTTGATCGCGTTAGCCGAGTGGTTCGCTCTAACCTGAATGCGGCGGTGAGTTCGGCGGAGAATCCAGAGAAGATTCTAGACCAGGCCATCATTGACATGCAGGAAGACCTGGTGCAAATGCGCCAGGCGGTGGCGGGCGCGATCGCCAGCCAGAAGCGGGTGCAGCAGCAGTATGAGCGGGCTAGCAGTGAGGCCAACACCTGGCAACAGCGGGCTCAACTAGCCCTGCAAAAGGGTGATGACGAGTTAGCAAAGCAGGCACTGCTGCGCAAGAAAACCCAGGCTGAAACCGCTGTTGCCCTCAAGACTCAGTTGGATGGCCAAAGCGCCACTGTGGACCAGCTCAAACGCAACCTGATTGGCTTGGAGAGCAAGCTATCTGAGGCCAAGACCAAAAAAGATATGCTCAAGGCGCGGGCCAGTGCCGCCAAGGCCAACGAGCAGCTGCAAAACACCACCAGCAGCCTCAACACCGGCAGTGCCATGGCGGCCTTTGAGCGCATGGAAGAAAAGGTGCTGCAAATGGAGGCTAGATCTCAAGCGGCGGTGGAGCTGGCTGGGTCTGACTTGGAGAGCCAGTTTGCCAGATTAGAAGCTGGTGGCGATGTCGATCTAGAGCTAGAGGCAATGAAGGCCCAGCTAGCGGGTGGCACCGTTGACCAGGGGCAGTTGCCCGCTGCCGGGACAGCTATCCCCGCAACCGAATCGACCGAGGTGGATGCCGAGCTAGAGCAACTGCGATCGCAGATTGACAAGCTTGACTAG